Within Bdellovibrio bacteriovorus HD100, the genomic segment ACTACAGCCAGGCCCTGAAACAGTATCAGCAGAAACTTTCAAAAGCCTTCCTGCAGTAAAGGCCACCTGAGAACTGACAGACACAGGACTTTGTCCGGTGACTGTTGGCAGGGTCTTGCACTCACCGATTCCCAAACCCTGAAGTCCACCCCTAATCTGAAGACAGGGGGCAGTTCGGGTGAAATCTTATTTCTCACGTCGATCCTTTCTAAAATCCTCGATGGCTGCGGGAGCACTGGGGCTTCTTAAATCCGAAGACGCTTCGGCCGCCCCTGAAATTCACCGGGTGAATCTGACCATGGACTACACCCGCCTGGCGGATTCCTTTTCCGAACTTGAAAGCTTTTATGAGGTGGTCGTCATCGGCTCCGGCTATGGCGGAGCCATCATGGGCGCACGCTTAAGCCCCCACCATCAAGTCGCCATCTTAGAGCGCGGCCGGGAGTGGCGCCCCGGCGAATACCCCGAGACCTTTCACGAACTCAAAAAACAAATCTATTGCGACAGCCAACCGCTGGGGCTGTTCTCGTATCACACCCATCGTGACATCGATGTTGTCTGCGGCAGCGGCCTGGGAGGAACATCCCTGATCAATGCCGGGGTGGTGATTCGTCCGGATCGGGATTTGTATTCAAAAAAAGGCTGGCCCCAGGAAATTCGCACGGAGGCAGACCAGGGAACTTTTGAAAAATACTATCAGCGCGTTGAAAAGATGCTCCACATCCAGTCACACGATCCACGCAAAACAAAGATCCGCAAAGCCGAAAATCTGCACCACAGCAGCGAGGCTTTGGGGGACCCATTCACCTGGGCGCGAATTGCTGTGAACCTTCACGGCCCCCATCGCAATGAATCCGGCGACACTCAGCCGAAATGCCATATGTGCGGCAATTGCAGCACGGGCTGCAACACGGGAGCTAAAAACACTCTGAATATGAACTATCTGCCCATGGCGAAAAAACACGGCGCCCGAATTTTCACCCAGATGCAGGTCAGCCACATTGAGCGAAACAAACAAGGGAACTATGTTGTCAGAGGCACCCACGTCTCTGCAGGCACGAAAAGGCCTTTTCGCATCGAGGCCCGCAATGTTGTGGTTTCTGCCGGCACCATGGGGTCGAACCAAATCCTGTTGCGCTCTCAGAAGTTGGGCAATCTGAAGTTTTCGCAAGAACTGGGGCAGCACTTTTCCGGCAACGGGGATTTGCTCGGACTGGGTTTTAACGGCGACACCGCGACGGACATGCTGGGAAACTCGAGCGCGAAAATATTCCGGCCGGGTATGATTTCCGGGGCCACCATCTATGGAATCGCCGACTATCGCCAGCGAAAAAACATCTTTGAAAGATTTTTGATCGAAGAAGGCAACATCCCCGGAGCCCTGGTGCAGCTGGCAAGACGCCTTACCACCTTCGTCAAAGCCCCAACCTCGCCGTCAAAGATCTATCGGGCATGGCTTGATTTTATTGACAGCAAGGACTTTGAAAAAGGTTCGATGAATCATTCGATGGTCTATTTTGGCATGGGCCACGACCGGGGCCTGGGACGCCTGGTCCTGAACAGTCAAAACCGCGTCGTGGTTCAGTGGCCCGGCGTGCAGCAGGATCCGATATTCAAGCGCATGATCGCCAAGATAAAACAACACGTCAGCGTCAATAACTCCACCTACGTCAAAAATCCGCGCAGCACTTTTATGGGCGGGAACAACCTGATCACCGTGCACCCGTTGGGCGGATGCTCCATGGGCGATTCTGTCACTGCAGGCGTCGTCAATCATCTGGGCCAGGTCTATCACCCCGAGGGCGGTTTGTACGAAGGTCTTTTTGTGATGGACGGATCGATCATCCCCACCGCCGTCGGGGTCAATCCCCTGCTGACGATTTCTGCCTTGGCGGAACGAGCCGCCGAGCACATCGAACTTCGCTAACGCAAAAACGACGCTTCGACAGCCGAGGGGCTTAGTTTATTTAACAACTCCACAAGCCGGGATACAAACTGGGTCTTTGATTCCTTGTTCAAGAAGAACGGATTCATGATGGTCATACGAAACAAAACCAAACCGGAATCATCCATCTCGATGTTCCACCGCTGGCAGTGGCTTTCAATCAGCTTCTGGTATTCAGGTCTTTTTAAGACTGTCTGAGATACCATAAATTCCCGCGTCACATTGACCGCCTGAACCAGTCTCCCCGTTTGGCGATTCACTTCCGACAGTTTTTGGGCTGAACCCAGATGAACCAGCGAAAGCAGATTCAGCTCCTGAGACTGCAAAATCCTAAGATCTTCACACTGTTCCTGGATTTCTTCCTTCAGCCTGTTCCGAGCCAGGATGGTCCGGCCTAAGATTCGCCCGTATCCGCCGGAATCCATACCAATGGTTTTGGCCGTCATCCACGTGGCCGTAGCCCCCGCCGCAGAGCGGGACCCTTCCAGGGTCTTCATCCACCGATCAATGCCCTTGGTTGGGGATTGGATGTATTTCGCATCAAACGCCGAGACCCGATAGTGAATTTGATCCGGAACCACGAAAGCACCACAGGCATACGGTACATACCCAAGCTTGTGGGGATCCAGAGTCACAGAGTCCGCCTTTGCCATCGCCGCCAGAGCCTGAGCAATAGCCGGATCAAGATTTTCACTTTTACCGTCCTTCAAAAGACTGCAGAAGTATCCACCATAGGCCGCATCCACGTGATGCCACAGATGCTGGTTGTGCTGAGCTTTCAGTTGCCCAAGATAGTCTTGAACGGCATCCACCGGATCACACTGCCCAAGTTCTGTTGTTCCGGCCACCGAGACCACCATCAGAATGGGACGATCCTCGGCCAGCGCCTTTTCAACTTCCGTGCGCAAAGACTCCACATCCAAAATCCCCTGCGCATCCAAAGCAATCGGTCGGAAGGCCGTTTCTCCAAAACCCAATAGAGAAACACCTTTCAGCCACGAGTAATGCTTGGAGTCCGGAACCAGAACAACCGGCCCTTCATAGGGATGACCAAAGGCCTCTTCATAAACTCTTGCGACCTTCCAGGGACCCTGGGCCACCGCACTGTATTGTTTTAGTTCCATTTCAGGAACCTGATATTCGCGCAGGTATTTTTCATAGGCCTGCCATCCCATATGAGCCGCTTCCGAAAACTTCAGCTTCGTGAACCCTTTCAGATTCAGAAAACAGCCCAATGACAGAAAATGATCCATGCGA encodes:
- a CDS encoding GMC family oxidoreductase N-terminal domain-containing protein, whose protein sequence is MAAGALGLLKSEDASAAPEIHRVNLTMDYTRLADSFSELESFYEVVVIGSGYGGAIMGARLSPHHQVAILERGREWRPGEYPETFHELKKQIYCDSQPLGLFSYHTHRDIDVVCGSGLGGTSLINAGVVIRPDRDLYSKKGWPQEIRTEADQGTFEKYYQRVEKMLHIQSHDPRKTKIRKAENLHHSSEALGDPFTWARIAVNLHGPHRNESGDTQPKCHMCGNCSTGCNTGAKNTLNMNYLPMAKKHGARIFTQMQVSHIERNKQGNYVVRGTHVSAGTKRPFRIEARNVVVSAGTMGSNQILLRSQKLGNLKFSQELGQHFSGNGDLLGLGFNGDTATDMLGNSSAKIFRPGMISGATIYGIADYRQRKNIFERFLIEEGNIPGALVQLARRLTTFVKAPTSPSKIYRAWLDFIDSKDFEKGSMNHSMVYFGMGHDRGLGRLVLNSQNRVVVQWPGVQQDPIFKRMIAKIKQHVSVNNSTYVKNPRSTFMGGNNLITVHPLGGCSMGDSVTAGVVNHLGQVYHPEGGLYEGLFVMDGSIIPTAVGVNPLLTISALAERAAEHIELR
- a CDS encoding pyridoxal phosphate-dependent decarboxylase family protein — its product is MAEKCSPEEAALKSFFLGPQSENADWVRHEMLAVLDHWFQWRQDLFPDDGKAISRSDQKSGEFQSRREKTQQVLQDLCHRFEAEIPQFSPRYVGHMYSEISLPALFGHFVALLHNPNNISTEAARVGAVIENEAILELAKMIGFDASEATGHFTSGGTVANIEALWRARYRMDHFLSLGCFLNLKGFTKLKFSEAAHMGWQAYEKYLREYQVPEMELKQYSAVAQGPWKVARVYEEAFGHPYEGPVVLVPDSKHYSWLKGVSLLGFGETAFRPIALDAQGILDVESLRTEVEKALAEDRPILMVVSVAGTTELGQCDPVDAVQDYLGQLKAQHNQHLWHHVDAAYGGYFCSLLKDGKSENLDPAIAQALAAMAKADSVTLDPHKLGYVPYACGAFVVPDQIHYRVSAFDAKYIQSPTKGIDRWMKTLEGSRSAAGATATWMTAKTIGMDSGGYGRILGRTILARNRLKEEIQEQCEDLRILQSQELNLLSLVHLGSAQKLSEVNRQTGRLVQAVNVTREFMVSQTVLKRPEYQKLIESHCQRWNIEMDDSGLVLFRMTIMNPFFLNKESKTQFVSRLVELLNKLSPSAVEASFLR